The region CCCCCCACTGAATGTTCGGCGCCAACTTTTGCACGAACTCCCATTGGATGATGGTGGGGTTCTTGCTCAGCGCAGCCTGGCGGATCTCTATGCTCTTGGCGTCGCCCTCGGCCGCCACGATCTTCTGCTCCTTGCGGATCTTCTCCTGCTCCAGCTTGTTCTTCTCGGTGGTGATGTTCTCTAAGGCGATCTGCTTCTCCTCCAGCGTCCGTGCATACTCCGGCGTGAAGGTGATGTTGCGCAGCACCAGCTCGTCCAAGATCAGACCGTTGGCGGCAAATTTCGGGGCGAGCTCGTCAAAGAGCGCCTGCTGGGCGTCGTAGCTGCGCCGGGTGTAAAGGTCGTACGAGGCGAACTTGGTGGGCACGCGCCGCCCGGAGCCACGGATCTCCGTCTTGACCACCTTCTCCACATAGTCGCGCTCGGTGCCGAGGTTCTGCAGAATCCATGGCGCCATGCCGGGCTGGATCATGAAGCGCGCGGTG is a window of Calditrichota bacterium DNA encoding:
- a CDS encoding prohibitin family protein; protein product: MAGYLIAAFIFLFVLQLVLASLRQRGVKLPAIGSKTVLLALAAIVLLVLIIDAVVIIQAGTVGVVKRLGAVHRELPPGMHVVIPVVDRVVIFPTIKKTYEASDEPSQSRADFPDVVISALTSDGQQIRVGITARFMIQPGMAPWILQNLGTERDYVEKVVKTEIRGSGRRVPTKFASYDLYTRRSYDAQQALFDELAPKFAANGLILDELVLRNITFTPEYARTLEEKQIALENITTEKNKLEQEKIRKEQKIVAAEGDAKSIEIRQAALSKNPTIIQWEFVQKLAPNIQWGVLPQNILPLVNLQGFTSQR